The Hypomesus transpacificus isolate Combined female unplaced genomic scaffold, fHypTra1 scaffold_52, whole genome shotgun sequence genomic interval cctcctttcagtcaccactgccctccagtctgccagagcggcttccaggtcatccgtcatcattctgctggacctttctgcggcgtttgatacggttaaccaccagatcctgctctccagactttctgagatgggcatcactggcactgcactccagtggatctcatcctacctgtcgggaagatcctaccaggtctcctggggaggcaaactgtcaggctctcgccagctctccactggtgtcccacagggctccgtccttggtcccctcctcttctctctgtacaccacctcacttggaccaatcttcacctcccatggcttctcctaccactgctacgctgacgacacgcagctgtacctgtcgttccctccgaccgatccggggatctcagctaggattgaggcctgcctcgcagacatctccgcctggatgactgagcaccacctccagctgaaccttgccaaaacggaacttctcatcatcccggccaaaccctccatctcccatgacttctcaatcaccctgggatctgcgacggtgaccccctcatcctctgccaggaaccttggggttaccatggatgacgagctctccctcacggcccacattgcttcggtctcccggtcgtgtagattcaccctctacaacatccggaagatcaggagatacctgtctgagcactccacccagctgcttgtccaagcacttgtcctctccaagttggactactgcaactcgctgctcgccggtctcccatcatgcgcaacccgccatcttcagaggattcagaacgcagcggcccgcctggtctacaatctacccagacgctcccacgttaccccgctcctcatctccctccactggctacccataacggcccgcatcagattcaagaccctggtactgaccttccgagcagtgaacgggactgcgcccgactacatcaagtctctcctgcagccttacacccccacccgccacctacagtcttcttcagacaaccgcctggtggtcccacctctcaagaccgcccggtcccagcacaagctcttctcctgcctggcaccccagtggtggaatcaactccccacctccatcagagacacggactgtctctccaccttcaagagaaggctcaagacgcacttgttccgggagtacaatggtacttaggaatggtttgctgaacccaacgctagtttcctcaaggatcacaatgactcttgcttagactgttgctcttgatggttagtggtagctgatttaaactgctgtattctattttagttaatcctatttgttttgctttcctacaggtacacctgcacttagagattaatgttgtgtaattttaacttgtttaactacatgctcttatggtttcttccctttagcactattttttggttgttcacaatatgtacttcttgtttttgactacccgcaatgctgtggggctatcttgttgttattatcagtgacctatgcactttgtaaagctctctcttggaagtcgctttggataaaagcgtctgctaaatgaataaatgtaaatttaaatgtaaatggattagtggagacacaatctattcagtcaactcgtctcattaaaagactgagagcaccacaacacaactactaccactactgctatatcttatgccactactacaattacttattctgcagatgctgctaatatctctaaCTAACTACAATGCTAAtggtactgttttgttctactacgccagTGAGTGCATTCGCTTGACCATGACAAACCCGATAGCCATTGTCGGTTAatgccaataatacgattactccgtttacatgtgtaattagttatgtaattactcaaacacgtctacatgattctttttattaatcgttgtatgctccatggacaaaacttgcaccatcatccttctgcaacaaaagGTCGCCGGGTCGTCCTGTATCGGTCCAACTGTTgtttgtttcattcaatcaacacattgaatccaagaaagccgagtaaacgcactcaatgataggctacatctgctactgatattactatcccaactaatttcagctgttaaaactataatattcttgttacaactagtTATcctacttcttctgtttaacagttcagctttcagcttctcctgcattgtaggctatttaagctcttagctttgttaatgcagttcagcttccacactctctctttagtgtgaatcatacattttaaaaattaatttcagctttcttttctcatttctgtattttcagccatttaaaaaaaagaatccgatttcagcattccaacacattttcagcaggaaatgcatgttctgGTTCAACTTGAAAAGGGTTATTTCACGCCTGAAAACCCTGTTTGTGTTCGGAATTTTCATCTTTAAAAACTGATTTGTCTACTGCAGGTAAGACACACTGGATGTGTGTTTGAATCGGCTTTTGTCTCTAAATGGACACCTGTTTATGCGTACGTGCGTGTGGCCCAggttttgtgtgagtgtgttgatgtgtgtcttCCGGTCAGTGAGGGCTCATAGACAGAGGGCCCAGACAGAGGCTAGGGCTGGAGAGCCCTGGGCCTCTTTGGCTCAGCAGGATCTCATCTGGGGAAACAGCAGATTGCAGGAGACAGCCTCAAATATGAACCTTCAGCCATGTTGATGAACCACTTAGGCTATCCATAAGTATACTGTCTCCTTCGCAAGTTAGTTAATGGATGCCACTTAGGCCTACATATGGATATTATCTACTTAAACAATGTCTTATAACTTGTAAATCACATCTCACCATTATTAAAGGGCTTGTGCAATtgccaaaaatatatttatccttgtgtttatacagtatattattTAATAACATGCCACAAGTCTCTGGCATGGATAGATAAAGGTATGGTCAATATttgcaaaaatatttttatagTCTGTGACTGCGTCATGTGGACTGTTGAGAAGGAGAGTGTGAATGACCGCCAGTGTTCAAAAGCAAATCTGTGGATAAGAGAACGGCTTAGGGACATTATGGATAGTGCCATCTACTGGAAACAGATACCAAGTGTTTATTAGCAATTACGTTGGTGAATACATGCAGCAATCATTGTTTCTAGAAGCAAATATCTTCAAATTGTCTAATTTAATCTCTTATAGCAAGTGTCGTACAGATATTAACCCAATTTTAAACATTGCAGTAAAACGTTGACTGATCCACCCAACATATTGTTATTGAAAGGTATAAGATATGCCTAAACAACACAAACTTCCACATTTTGGCAACTCATGACGAAAACCCAGGACTGCGAGAGCCCTCAAAAGTTTAGAAATGTGGATAAAAGTAACAAACTTACTGTTGCAGTAGGCTAAATCTACATACATTACTAACATTTAAATATAACAATATATCTATTCCCTAatccaaattattattatttaagtcATTGGCCGGACACAAAAGAATTGTGAATCAACCTTGCAAGCTAAGGGTTAAAAGGTGTCACGGCGCCTTGCACACAGGTGCCTTTTCTCCAGTAGGCGTCAGAGACTGAAGTCTCTGAAGACATTTTTTAGTAAGCTCATCATAACTGTAACTCATCTACGATCTGCAGTCGATGAAGACTAGCCAATTCATGTAGTTTCAACCTAAGTAATAGGTTTCACATACCGCTACCTTATCTATTTGGACTATTATACGTGGATTCACACGGACTGGAGAGTCCTCCTGCTACACATCGAGTTGAACACAGGTCTCCACGCCGTTTTTATTTGTAAAATTAGTTCGTGTACATTTTACTGGGTTGTTAAACTGACAGGTTTTCACATAGGAAAGTAAACTTCAACATTCAAATACGTTTTTAATTATTTGGGATCTTTGCGATCGTCCGTTACGCGCTGGATATGTGGTGGATGTTGTTTCCCCGGTGGATTTGGTTTGTGTTTGGACGATGTTTCGTCTTCTACTTAATAGTAGACCACGATCGGGTAAGAGCGATGCCCATGTCTGTTGCCAAAGTGGTTTACTCTCATGCAGGAATGTGTCCCAACGAGATGAACCCCAACTTGTGGGTGGATGCAATGAGCACCTGCATGCGCGAATGCGAATCCGACCAGGTAAATTCACGAGCTTAGTGGTGGAAAGTTTGTGGAGTAGATACACAAATAATTTTTTATTGTCTGTACATTACAACGTAAAAAAATTACTTTCTGCTGTGTCCCAATTAAAGGCAGTTCAAAATAAGTTGCAATGAGGAAATCCAAAAAATGTAATTGCTTAGATATTCTTATTAACAGACGTTTTTACTTTGAAAAATTATTGATCCATAACCATTTAGCCATTTGTATGTCAACTGGGTTGTGCTTTATTGCCTTATTACTTATTTTATACCTTTATTATAATTTCAGTCTTCCATTTATTATGAAAGAATACTTCTTAATGCCAAAGGCACATGCACAATAATTTTCCTGTTTCCCTACCTAAGGACTGTGAGACCTTCGAAAAGTGCTGCCCCAACGTGTGTGGTAACAAAAGTTGCGTGGCGGCGCGCTACATGGACATCAAAGGAAGCAAGGGTCCCGTGGGCATGCCAAAGGGTGCCACTTGCGACAAGTTTATGTGCACCCAGCAGGGTTCCGAGTGCGACATCTGGGATGGCCAACCCGTGTGTAAGTGCCGTGACCGCTGTGAGAGGGAGCCCCACTTCACTTGTGCCTCGGACGGGATGACCTACTACAACAAGTGCTACATGGACGCGGAGGCCTGTTCCAAGGGCATCTCCATCTCCATGGTCACCTGCAGGTAAGGAATTGGGAAGAAATACAACATATTTAACCTTTctcttttgtttatttttttaatatattttttgagacAACCCCAACTGTGAACTGTGACCAACACAGTTGCTAAAAAGTTACCTTGAGGTGcaaatatgttatttttctTATCATATCCTGAGGTATCACCTCACCTGGCCCAACACCAGCCCACTGCCCCTGGAGACCACCCTGCGGCCAACCACCGCCCTTCTGGAAACCACCCTCCCCGCCGACATCCACCCTCCCAGTATACTCAGCAGCCCAACCCAGCAGGCTGTGTTTGTTGGCGAGACGGCCGGCTTCCTGTGTGAGGTTTCTGGAAAGCCCCACCCAGAAGTGACGTGGGAGAAGCagctggaggggaaggagaacacGGTGATGGGGCCCAATCACGTGAAGGGTAACATGGTGGTCACCAACATTGGCCAGCTGGTCATCTACAATACCCAGCCGCAAGACGCTGGCATCTACACCTGCACCGCCAAGAACGTGGGCGGCACCGTAGCCTCCCACTTCCCCCTGGCAGTCATCCAGAAAACCCCAGGGCGCAGAGAGGGGGCCGGTTGGAACGCAACCCACCTGCCCTTCCCCGCCGAGGAGTGTCTAAAGGGGCCAGACACAGACGACTGTGGGGAAGAGATCATTAGCTGGCACTACGAGTCCAAGAGGAACAACTGCTTTACCTTCACCTACAGCCAGTGCAACAAGAACCGCAACCACTTTGACACTTATGAGGCCTGCATGCTGTCGTGTGGGGCAGAGTTGTCGGCACCATgcagcctccccagcctccaaggCCCATGCAAGGCCTACGAGCCGCGCTGGGCCTACAGCAGCAGCCTCAAGCAGTGCCAGTCATTCGTCTACGGAGGCTGTGGCGGCAACGAGAACAACTTTGAGTCCAAAGAAGCCTGTGAGGAGATGTGCCCCTTCCCCAAGAACAACAACTGCAAGATGTGCAAACCACGGGGCAAAATGGTGGCCAGCTTCTGCAAGAGTGATTTTGTGATCCTTGGCCGTGTGACAGACCTGACAGAAGAGCAGGACTCGGGCCATGCCCTGGTGATGGTGGAAGAGATTCTGAAAGACGAGAAAATGGGCCTCAAGTTCTTCGGCCAGGAACCCTTGGAGGTCACGCTACTCAACATGGACTGGAGCTGCCCATGTCCCAACATCACCAGGGCTGACAGCCAGCTCATCATCATGGGGGATGTCCACAACGGCATGGCTGTTCTCCAGCCTGACAGCTTTGTGGGCTCCTCCAGCACACGGAGAGTCCGGAAGCTCCGTGAGGTGGTCCAAAAGAAAACCTGTGATGTTCTCAAAGAGTTTACCAGCACACAGTAGATCTGTAGGAGATTTCCTCTTTCCtgttactccccccccccccatctctctcgttctctctctctcactttccgtGTCAAAGATCCTCAACAGGCTGCAGAGAACTAGTGTCCACAATATCTGCTGGGACCTTTTTCAAAATCTTTCTTTTTACAGGTCTGTTGGTAAACATTTCAGAATTAGAACACAATTTCAGGAAAAACACTTTCTAAGCATTCATGCTACCAGACTGGTTAATTCTTTATTCTGTCTCAATACATACCCTCCAATAACCAGAACAAGGCTCTGAAGGACTTTGTGAAATTATCTCCCAAATGAACAGTTTCAGCCACGCAATGATTTGTTTCTTTCCATTGGCCCCCATACTGACATTTGGGCAACAAATGTTAGGACTCAAGTACGCACTGCACATCTAATATCATATGAGACTGGAGGTTATTTTGAAATGTGAGATTTACAATTTACTAGTTGATAAAAAAGTAAATAGTAGTGGGAACTTGTATCAAGCACTTAACAATATTCTAGTCCAACTAAAATGAAAGTCAATTTAAATTCAAAAGTATTATCTTGAGCATACTAATGCCTTACATATACATTGTATTCCTTAACAATATGTGTATTATTATTCATGGTAAGTGGGTTCTCAATAGAAACGTTTTGTAATATATGTTTTGAGCTCTTGAGCTTGCAATGAAGTTATGCCAAGCTTCAACTATTTACCAGAATTAAATAAGCTTTTTCATTTTACTCAGTGGGATTCACTTTTGAATGACTATATGAACCTGTACTAAACATCATATTTATTTTTGAGTTATCTTTACATTGCTAAGAGCAGTTGGGAGAATGTGTAATCTTTTTCCATGTAAATTCATTTGAGAAAGTTGACAGTATGTAGGAAAGCAACATATTCATCAAATGTATGATGTTTTAAAATCTACATAATGACATTTATGGAACAAAACGATAACAAATAAAAACCTTCAGTTTTTCCCAACATGATCAAGTTTTCATGCAGCTCCGCTCTTATCTGATTGGTTTATCTTGTAGACATTCAATGTGTCTACATTTGTTTGCAAAATGGATTTCCACATTCCACAGCATCAGTTTTAGTTTACGTGCACGCTAAAGTTTTGGCTGTGTGCACATTCCTACTTGGCATTTTATTTAGTTGTTTGCAACCGAGATgatggacagacaaacagagagaagaCGATCAAGTCTGGCATTAAATCTGAAGCAGGTCACATTCCAACCCAGCTGTGGAGTCCTGTGGAGAGCcgaggttgggggtggggtgcaggaggggggcagcCCAATCTTatgttgtgttgtgtctgggtCATTCCCACCACACAGCCTACCCCACTGGCCCCCTTCTCAGTCCCTTTCAAGTgtgaggggctgggggtggtgtgAAGAAACAAGGGAAGGGTGAagttggggagggagagggctctgtctctgcctctgcctctctctttc includes:
- the wfikkn2a gene encoding WAP, Kazal, immunoglobulin, Kunitz and NTR domain-containing protein 2, with the translated sequence MWWMLFPRWIWFVFGRCFVFYLIVDHDRVRAMPMSVAKVVYSHAGMCPNEMNPNLWVDAMSTCMRECESDQDCETFEKCCPNVCGNKSCVAARYMDIKGSKGPVGMPKGATCDKFMCTQQGSECDIWDGQPVCKCRDRCEREPHFTCASDGMTYYNKCYMDAEACSKGISISMVTCRYHLTWPNTSPLPLETTLRPTTALLETTLPADIHPPSILSSPTQQAVFVGETAGFLCEVSGKPHPEVTWEKQLEGKENTVMGPNHVKGNMVVTNIGQLVIYNTQPQDAGIYTCTAKNVGGTVASHFPLAVIQKTPGRREGAGWNATHLPFPAEECLKGPDTDDCGEEIISWHYESKRNNCFTFTYSQCNKNRNHFDTYEACMLSCGAELSAPCSLPSLQGPCKAYEPRWAYSSSLKQCQSFVYGGCGGNENNFESKEACEEMCPFPKNNNCKMCKPRGKMVASFCKSDFVILGRVTDLTEEQDSGHALVMVEEILKDEKMGLKFFGQEPLEVTLLNMDWSCPCPNITRADSQLIIMGDVHNGMAVLQPDSFVGSSSTRRVRKLREVVQKKTCDVLKEFTSTQ